Proteins co-encoded in one Halococcoides cellulosivorans genomic window:
- a CDS encoding Fic family protein: MDQNQFTENAPGELVTTTVDGYELSSFIPDDLDAIDLDQGDFTKEIGQAMRMLGALEYLGPKAGSSTMLIEAFARKEAVQSSRIEGTQVTLSDVYRYEAQQAVGEASSDNEGARQAKNYLTALQTGLNAIDQDEQITTDTLCEMHSILLDGVRSEDPSPGEIRDIQNYLAPFEAADISQATFVPAPPKQAREKLDELLEYTNVPQPIHALIKLGLIHYQFETIHPFRDGNGRLGRLLVSLGLQREELLTEPYLYLSAYFNEYRDDYTNLLTHVRTHGAWDNWLHFFLRGIWQQAKEAVERGEQLLELRRTYVTEYQTHRSEYILPLTQQLFKNPYITAKQAEQQFGFSHTTAYSLIETLEEDGVLTAVESDGSSQLYQATDIYERLDKPLSES; encoded by the coding sequence ATGGATCAAAACCAGTTCACAGAAAACGCCCCTGGGGAGCTCGTCACCACCACCGTCGACGGATACGAGTTATCCTCATTCATTCCCGACGATCTCGATGCAATCGACCTGGACCAAGGTGACTTCACGAAGGAAATCGGGCAGGCAATGCGGATGCTCGGCGCACTCGAATACCTCGGTCCAAAAGCAGGCTCCAGCACGATGCTCATCGAAGCGTTCGCCCGGAAAGAGGCAGTCCAATCCTCTCGTATCGAAGGGACCCAAGTCACACTCTCAGATGTGTATCGATATGAGGCACAGCAAGCTGTCGGAGAAGCCTCCTCCGATAACGAAGGGGCACGACAGGCAAAAAACTATCTCACGGCCCTCCAAACCGGACTCAACGCCATCGACCAAGACGAACAGATCACCACAGATACCCTCTGTGAGATGCACTCGATTCTCCTCGACGGCGTCCGAAGCGAAGATCCATCACCCGGAGAAATCCGGGACATCCAAAACTACCTCGCTCCCTTCGAGGCCGCCGATATCTCTCAGGCAACATTTGTCCCGGCGCCACCCAAGCAAGCCCGTGAAAAACTCGACGAACTCCTCGAATACACGAACGTCCCGCAACCAATTCACGCGCTCATTAAGCTTGGACTCATCCACTACCAGTTCGAAACCATCCACCCCTTCCGCGACGGGAACGGCCGCCTTGGCCGTCTCTTAGTCAGTCTTGGGCTCCAGCGCGAAGAACTCCTCACAGAACCGTATCTGTACCTCAGTGCATACTTCAACGAATACCGCGATGACTACACGAACCTCCTCACGCACGTTCGTACTCACGGTGCGTGGGACAATTGGCTCCATTTCTTCCTTCGGGGTATCTGGCAGCAAGCGAAGGAAGCCGTCGAGCGGGGTGAACAACTGCTAGAACTCCGGCGAACATACGTCACCGAGTATCAAACCCATCGCTCAGAGTACATTCTCCCACTCACCCAACAGCTCTTTAAGAACCCCTACATCACGGCCAAGCAAGCCGAACAGCAGTTCGGGTTCTCCCACACGACCGCATACTCGCTCATCGAAACACTCGAAGAAGACGGTGTCCTCACCGCGGTTGAAAGCGACGGCAGTAGTCAGCTATACCAAGCTACCGACATTTACGAACGTCTCGACAAACCACTCTCAGAATCGTAG
- a CDS encoding DUF7567 family protein gives MSLDVIDRHSDALFEFLWCPVCGHEVFSHIPYEGVFCENCNTQVELQESRETRGYEEAVLACFDTATTWNLHVDEKLRRDLPDGSARVKVFGAPGTYEIDWWSPTLSEDWEPVERGEFDDIEEPEAVSHLA, from the coding sequence ATGAGTTTGGACGTCATCGACCGTCACAGCGACGCACTGTTCGAGTTCCTCTGGTGTCCGGTCTGCGGGCACGAGGTGTTCAGCCACATTCCATACGAGGGGGTGTTCTGCGAGAACTGCAATACCCAGGTCGAACTCCAGGAATCCCGAGAGACACGCGGGTACGAGGAAGCCGTCCTCGCCTGCTTCGATACCGCCACGACCTGGAATCTCCACGTCGACGAGAAGCTCCGTCGCGATCTGCCTGATGGATCGGCTCGAGTGAAGGTCTTCGGCGCACCGGGCACCTACGAGATCGACTGGTGGAGTCCGACGCTAAGTGAGGACTGGGAGCCGGTCGAACGTGGTGAGTTCGACGACATCGAGGAACCAGAAGCGGTGTCGCATCTGGCGTAG
- a CDS encoding ATP-binding protein, whose translation MDQFVNRLDELDRLQTLYESDAAELAIVYGRRQIGKSELVRQSIADRDDAVYYQAVQGTATTQLRRFVEAAATTYPDITAVKEEWEPLLTHLTDRDAVIVIDEFPYLVESNEGLPSIIQHQWDTAVDENQATLVLTGSAIGMIHTHVLDGGAPLYGRVSQTPNGRLELTHLPFHTIQEFVPTYDPEDRVFVYGVFGGTPRYLSPLEPSQSLGANITRLLCDPDGPLHDEPETVLQMELNEVNTYFSVLESMASGNHSRNEIAQGAGIETTNTSYYIDRLETLQIIEKQHPALADPARSKRTRYRIRDPVFRFYFRYLYGREGQYDLYGENAYADLIEPELPDFVSETFESLCHQAVPALYSDYQLTQAPRQWWYKSREIDVVAPTDESTLIVGEAKFTNSPLGYDVLADLEDDVEHIDWTPTGGGEPTYEFTLFSRSGFKRSVQEAADERDDLSLFDLSDIVGVLERGATD comes from the coding sequence ATGGACCAGTTCGTCAATCGTCTCGATGAACTCGATCGGTTGCAGACCCTCTATGAGAGTGACGCCGCAGAACTCGCAATCGTCTATGGGCGTCGTCAAATCGGGAAGAGCGAACTCGTCCGTCAATCGATTGCCGACCGCGACGATGCCGTGTACTATCAGGCCGTCCAGGGAACAGCGACGACACAACTCAGGCGATTCGTCGAGGCAGCAGCGACGACCTATCCAGACATCACGGCCGTCAAAGAGGAATGGGAACCGCTCTTAACACACCTCACCGATAGAGATGCTGTCATCGTCATCGACGAATTCCCGTACCTCGTCGAATCGAACGAGGGCCTCCCGTCGATCATTCAACACCAGTGGGATACAGCTGTCGACGAGAATCAGGCAACACTCGTCCTCACAGGCTCGGCAATCGGCATGATCCATACGCACGTCCTCGATGGCGGTGCGCCCCTCTACGGCCGGGTGTCCCAGACACCGAACGGCCGCCTCGAACTCACCCATCTGCCGTTTCACACAATTCAGGAGTTCGTGCCGACATATGATCCCGAAGACCGGGTGTTCGTCTATGGCGTCTTCGGCGGCACCCCCCGATATCTCAGCCCACTCGAGCCATCACAGAGCCTCGGAGCGAACATTACGCGGTTACTCTGCGACCCGGATGGTCCACTCCACGACGAGCCCGAAACCGTCCTTCAGATGGAGCTCAACGAAGTGAACACGTATTTTTCGGTTCTAGAGTCGATGGCCAGCGGGAACCACAGTCGAAACGAGATCGCCCAGGGGGCCGGCATCGAGACCACCAACACGTCATACTACATCGACCGACTTGAAACGCTCCAGATCATCGAGAAACAGCATCCGGCACTCGCCGATCCAGCTCGCAGCAAGCGAACTCGGTACCGGATTCGAGATCCCGTCTTCCGGTTTTACTTCCGGTATCTCTACGGTCGCGAGGGGCAGTACGACCTCTATGGCGAAAACGCCTATGCGGATCTCATCGAGCCAGAACTGCCCGACTTCGTCAGCGAAACGTTCGAATCGCTCTGCCACCAGGCGGTGCCGGCGCTGTATTCAGACTACCAGCTCACACAGGCGCCACGCCAGTGGTGGTACAAGAGCCGGGAGATAGATGTCGTCGCCCCGACTGACGAGTCAACGCTGATCGTAGGCGAGGCGAAATTTACCAACTCCCCTCTCGGCTATGACGTGCTCGCGGACCTCGAGGACGACGTGGAGCACATCGACTGGACACCCACTGGCGGAGGCGAACCGACGTATGAATTCACCCTGTTCAGCCGCTCTGGGTTCAAACGCTCCGTCCAGGAAGCTGCAGACGAACGTGACGACCTCAGCCTCTTCGATCTCTCCGATATCGTTGGGGTTCTCGAGCGAGGAGCCACCGATTAA